The following proteins come from a genomic window of Flavobacterium crocinum:
- a CDS encoding LacI family DNA-binding transcriptional regulator, with protein MSEKVTIYDIAEKLNITAATVSRALNNNPKIKEATRELVIKTAAAMNYKQNKLALALKSGRSNNIGVIVPRIDSNFFASVIRGIEEELYPHGYQVIICQTHESIKRENENLHTLVDAQVDGIMMSVTGISNENDSAFRNVLEKNVPLIFFDRSKHIDGVSSVTINDFKGGYLATKHLIDEGCRNIAHFSGDQSLDIFKNRFLGYKQALLDNGIDFKEEYVIYTKSSVDAGKESVDKLLQLETPPDALFSSSDFAALGAIQELKERNISIPNEFCVAGFSNEPFTKFMELSITSVDQSPLEMGKMSARVFLEQVDKTDTIKIEKKVVLAPELHIRKSSAKTNF; from the coding sequence ATGAGTGAAAAAGTAACTATTTATGATATTGCTGAAAAACTAAATATCACTGCTGCAACGGTTTCGAGAGCATTAAACAATAATCCTAAAATCAAGGAGGCTACTCGCGAACTGGTTATCAAAACTGCCGCAGCGATGAATTACAAGCAAAATAAATTAGCACTAGCTTTAAAGAGCGGTCGAAGTAATAATATCGGTGTTATTGTACCACGTATTGACAGTAACTTTTTCGCTTCTGTTATTCGGGGAATCGAAGAAGAACTTTACCCTCATGGTTATCAAGTGATTATTTGTCAAACACACGAAAGCATTAAAAGAGAGAATGAAAACCTTCATACTCTTGTAGATGCACAAGTAGATGGAATCATGATGTCAGTCACGGGTATTTCGAATGAAAATGACAGTGCATTCAGAAATGTATTAGAAAAAAATGTACCGTTGATATTTTTTGACCGAAGCAAACATATTGATGGTGTTAGTTCCGTTACTATTAACGACTTTAAAGGTGGTTACCTGGCAACCAAACATCTAATTGATGAAGGCTGCAGAAATATTGCGCATTTTTCGGGAGATCAATCCTTAGATATTTTCAAAAACAGGTTTTTAGGTTACAAACAAGCTCTATTAGACAATGGAATTGATTTTAAAGAGGAATATGTAATTTACACCAAAAGTTCTGTAGATGCCGGTAAAGAATCGGTTGATAAACTTTTACAATTAGAAACACCTCCCGACGCTCTTTTCTCTTCGAGTGATTTTGCTGCATTAGGAGCTATTCAGGAGCTAAAAGAACGCAATATAAGCATTCCTAATGAGTTTTGCGTAGCAGGATTCAGTAATGAGCCATTTACTAAATTTATGGAATTATCTATTACTTCTGTAGATCAGTCTCCTTTAGAAATGGGTAAAATGTCTGCACGTGTTTTCTTAGAACAAGTAGACAAAACTGATACGATTAAAATTGAAAAAAAGGTTGTTCTAGCACCCGAATTACACATTCGTAAATCTTCTGCTAAAACCAACTTTTAA
- a CDS encoding UxaA family hydrolase, protein MATQKKLIKVNPTDNVAVALVDLTAGEVIDFEGQSITVESDVKMKHKIAMVPFNVGDRIIMYGVLVGKASARIEKGGLLSTLNVKHESDKVTGKTETIGWTAPNIDKWKDRTWQGYHREDGQVGTENVWLFFPLVFCENRNIEILKDIFEKELMKPKENDYQLLLRSLVKSETGGAGNQEASNDANLFNNIQVKFITHQGGCGGIRQDSHSLAKLLAGYVNNPNVAGATVLSLGCQNLQISIFKEALDAINPDSKKPVLIYDQQSIGTIETMLSSVVKDTFEAIKKANEIKREPAPLSKLRIGLECGGSDGFSGISANPTLGVLSDHLVALGGTTILSEFPELCGVEQELVNRCIDDKDGKRFLDLMKWYEKTVVDAGSGFDMNPSPGNIKDGLITDAMKSAGAAKKGGTSPITGVYDYGEYINEPGFTLLCTPGNDVECTTAMVGSGANMVLFTTGLGTPTGNPIAPVVKISSNTQLANKMSDIIDIDTGGIITGEKSIDEMADEMLEFIINVASGNIKTKAAVLNQNDFIPWKRGVSL, encoded by the coding sequence ATGGCAACGCAGAAAAAATTAATAAAAGTGAACCCAACCGATAATGTTGCGGTTGCTTTGGTGGATCTTACTGCAGGCGAAGTGATTGATTTTGAAGGACAATCAATTACCGTAGAGTCTGACGTAAAAATGAAACATAAGATTGCAATGGTTCCTTTTAATGTAGGAGACAGAATCATTATGTATGGTGTTTTGGTTGGAAAAGCAAGCGCTAGAATCGAAAAAGGCGGTTTACTTTCTACATTAAACGTAAAACACGAAAGTGATAAAGTTACTGGCAAAACAGAAACTATTGGCTGGACTGCACCAAATATCGATAAATGGAAAGACAGAACGTGGCAGGGCTATCATAGAGAAGATGGACAGGTTGGAACAGAAAATGTTTGGTTATTTTTTCCATTAGTTTTTTGTGAAAACAGAAACATTGAAATCTTAAAAGATATTTTTGAGAAAGAATTGATGAAACCAAAAGAGAACGATTATCAGTTATTGTTGCGTTCTTTGGTGAAATCAGAGACAGGTGGAGCAGGAAATCAGGAAGCTTCAAACGATGCGAATTTATTCAATAATATTCAGGTAAAATTCATTACGCACCAAGGAGGTTGCGGTGGAATTCGTCAGGATTCACATAGTTTGGCGAAGCTTTTGGCGGGTTATGTAAATAATCCAAACGTAGCTGGAGCAACGGTGTTGAGTTTAGGATGCCAGAATCTTCAGATTTCAATTTTTAAAGAAGCTTTAGATGCAATCAATCCGGATAGTAAAAAGCCTGTTTTGATTTACGATCAACAATCTATCGGAACAATTGAAACGATGTTGAGCAGTGTGGTAAAAGACACTTTTGAAGCGATTAAAAAAGCAAACGAGATCAAGAGGGAACCAGCACCATTATCTAAGTTAAGAATTGGTTTGGAATGTGGTGGATCTGATGGATTCTCTGGAATTTCTGCAAATCCAACATTAGGAGTGTTATCCGATCATTTAGTTGCTTTGGGAGGAACTACAATTCTTTCTGAATTTCCTGAATTATGTGGAGTAGAACAGGAATTAGTAAACCGTTGTATAGATGATAAGGATGGAAAACGTTTCTTAGACTTGATGAAATGGTACGAAAAAACAGTTGTTGATGCAGGTTCAGGATTTGACATGAATCCTTCTCCGGGTAACATTAAGGACGGTTTGATTACAGATGCTATGAAATCGGCTGGTGCTGCTAAAAAAGGTGGAACGTCGCCAATTACAGGTGTTTATGATTATGGAGAATATATTAACGAACCAGGCTTTACGTTGTTGTGTACGCCAGGTAATGACGTAGAATGTACAACTGCAATGGTAGGTTCCGGAGCGAATATGGTATTGTTTACAACAGGTTTAGGTACTCCAACGGGAAACCCAATCGCGCCGGTTGTGAAGATTTCTTCAAACACACAATTAGCAAACAAAATGTCTGATATTATTGATATTGATACGGGTGGAATTATCACTGGAGAAAAATCAATTGATGAAATGGCAGACGAAATGCTTGAGTTTATTATTAATGTTGCAAGTGGTAATATTAAAACAAAAGCAGCAGTTTTAAATCAGAATGATTTTATTCCTTGGAAAAGAGGGGTTTCTCTTTAG
- a CDS encoding tagaturonate reductase, whose translation MKKLNRINTGLEKLQPIKVVQFGEGNFLRAFVDYAFDKLNKEVDFNAGIAVVQPLKDGMVNMINDQDGLYTLFMNGIKKGEKVQDIVLINNIVKTINPYTEFANYLALAKEEELQFIVSNTTEAGIEFIGSDTPDMQPPVSFPAKLTVLLYERFKHFNGDASKGVTIIPCELIDYNSETLKKYILQYVDLWKLEDAFKTWVSEACTYHSTLVDRIVPGYPRAEIEEYNSKLDYEDNLIVAAEPFFLWAIEGGDDLKAKLPFHKTDLNVKIVDDIRPFKMIKVRILNGAHTAMVPFSLLHGNKLVMETVNGDFTGKFVNSVISEISETLDMDKNEITAYSEEVMDRFKNPFIKHALADIALNSVSKFKVRVLPSLLGYYNANKKLPVNLTFSLASLIRFYKGTWNGQSLPVKDGEDIVLFFEGLWKSDDYEKIARLTLQNKGFWDEDLTEIPGLTRAITIALEEIDSNGIEAGFAKFQERIK comes from the coding sequence ATGAAAAAATTAAATAGAATAAATACAGGATTAGAAAAGTTACAGCCAATTAAGGTAGTTCAGTTTGGAGAAGGTAATTTTTTAAGAGCCTTTGTTGATTATGCTTTTGATAAACTAAATAAAGAAGTTGATTTTAATGCCGGTATTGCAGTAGTTCAGCCTTTGAAAGACGGTATGGTAAACATGATTAATGATCAGGACGGTCTTTATACCTTGTTTATGAACGGAATTAAAAAAGGTGAAAAGGTACAAGATATTGTGTTGATTAATAATATTGTAAAAACTATAAACCCGTATACTGAATTTGCAAATTATTTGGCTTTAGCCAAAGAAGAAGAGCTTCAGTTTATCGTTTCTAATACTACAGAAGCCGGAATTGAATTTATTGGAAGTGATACTCCAGACATGCAGCCACCAGTTTCATTTCCTGCAAAATTGACGGTTTTATTATATGAAAGATTTAAGCACTTTAATGGAGATGCTTCTAAAGGAGTTACAATAATTCCTTGTGAATTAATTGATTATAACTCTGAGACGCTAAAAAAATATATTTTACAATATGTTGATTTGTGGAAACTAGAAGATGCATTTAAAACTTGGGTATCAGAGGCTTGTACCTATCATAGTACTTTGGTTGACAGAATTGTTCCTGGATATCCAAGAGCTGAAATTGAAGAATACAATAGTAAATTAGATTATGAGGACAATTTAATTGTTGCAGCTGAACCTTTTTTCCTTTGGGCTATTGAAGGAGGAGATGATCTAAAAGCAAAATTGCCTTTTCATAAAACAGATTTAAATGTAAAAATCGTTGATGATATACGTCCTTTTAAAATGATTAAGGTTCGTATCTTAAACGGTGCGCATACAGCAATGGTTCCTTTTTCACTTTTGCATGGTAATAAATTAGTAATGGAAACTGTTAACGGAGATTTTACCGGAAAATTTGTAAATAGCGTTATTAGTGAAATTAGTGAAACTCTTGATATGGACAAAAATGAAATTACGGCCTATTCTGAGGAAGTAATGGACCGATTTAAAAATCCATTTATCAAACATGCACTTGCTGATATTGCATTGAATTCTGTATCGAAATTCAAAGTAAGAGTTTTGCCTAGTTTATTAGGATACTACAATGCTAACAAAAAATTGCCTGTTAATTTGACTTTTTCATTAGCGAGTTTAATTCGTTTCTACAAAGGAACTTGGAATGGCCAAAGTTTACCAGTTAAAGATGGTGAAGATATTGTTTTATTTTTTGAAGGTTTGTGGAAATCAGATGATTATGAAAAAATAGCTCGTTTAACATTACAAAACAAAGGTTTCTGGGATGAAGATTTAACTGAAATTCCTGGATTAACAAGAGCAATTACAATTGCATTAGAAGAAATAGATTCAAACGGAATTGAAGCAGGTTTTGCTAAGTTTCAAGAAAGAATAAAATAA
- a CDS encoding bifunctional 4-hydroxy-2-oxoglutarate aldolase/2-dehydro-3-deoxy-phosphogluconate aldolase, translating into MAKYSRIEVAQTMKENGMVPLFFHSDIELSKKVLKACYDGGSRLMEFTSRGDFAHEVFGALNKYALAELPGMILGVGSITDAASASLYMSLGANFIVTPVFREDIAIACNRRKVLWSPGCGTLTEIARAEELGCEIVKLFPADTYGPEFIKAIKGPCPWTNIMPTGGVYPTVESLSSWLNAGATCVGLGSQLISKDILEKKDFDGLTIKVKQVLDIIKDIRK; encoded by the coding sequence ATGGCAAAATATTCAAGAATTGAAGTAGCTCAGACAATGAAAGAGAATGGTATGGTTCCGTTGTTTTTTCATTCTGACATTGAGCTGAGTAAAAAAGTTTTAAAAGCATGTTATGACGGAGGTTCCAGATTGATGGAGTTTACCAGTAGAGGTGATTTTGCACATGAAGTTTTCGGAGCTTTAAACAAATATGCTTTGGCAGAACTTCCGGGAATGATTCTGGGAGTCGGTTCTATTACAGATGCAGCTTCGGCTTCGTTATATATGAGTTTAGGCGCAAATTTTATTGTAACTCCTGTTTTCAGGGAAGATATTGCAATAGCCTGCAACCGCAGAAAAGTATTGTGGTCTCCTGGATGTGGCACATTAACAGAAATAGCAAGAGCAGAAGAATTAGGCTGTGAAATCGTGAAATTATTTCCAGCTGATACTTATGGGCCTGAATTTATCAAAGCCATAAAAGGTCCTTGTCCATGGACAAATATTATGCCGACAGGAGGAGTTTATCCAACAGTGGAAAGTTTAAGCTCATGGCTTAATGCTGGAGCAACTTGCGTTGGTTTAGGTTCTCAATTAATTTCAAAAGACATATTAGAAAAGAAAGACTTTGACGGACTTACTATAAAAGTGAAACAGGTTCTTGACATTATAAAAGATATTAGAAAATAA
- a CDS encoding sugar kinase has product MSRVVAFGEIMLRLSTERHLRFSQSTAFGATYGGGEFNVCVSLANYGVNAEFVTRLPENEIGFSALKEIRKMNVESKNIVYGGERLGIYFLETGAGTRGSNVVYDRAHSAMSTIEKGQVDWDKVLDGAEWFHWSGITPAISQTAAEACLEAIKVAHKKGIKISCDLNYRSKLWQYGKTPNEVMPEMLKYSNVILGDIDTAYFMLGIPKVNPNYQDEKSLPTLYTKLFELIPNLQVAATTLRYSVSASHQRIGGILFDGKAIYSAKVKEVTPVVDRVGSGDAFMGGLIYGLLEYQNNNQRALDFAVAACCLKHTIAGDYNLVTLKEVENMIDGDGSALVSR; this is encoded by the coding sequence ATGAGTAGAGTAGTTGCATTTGGAGAAATCATGCTGCGTTTATCGACAGAAAGACATTTGCGTTTTTCGCAATCTACGGCATTTGGTGCTACGTATGGTGGCGGTGAATTTAATGTATGTGTTTCTTTGGCAAATTATGGTGTAAATGCTGAATTTGTTACCAGATTACCTGAAAATGAAATTGGTTTTTCTGCATTGAAAGAAATCAGAAAAATGAATGTCGAATCTAAAAACATTGTTTACGGAGGAGAACGTTTAGGAATCTATTTCTTGGAAACAGGAGCAGGGACACGTGGAAGTAATGTAGTTTACGATCGTGCACATAGTGCAATGTCAACTATTGAAAAAGGACAGGTTGACTGGGATAAAGTTTTGGATGGAGCAGAATGGTTTCACTGGAGCGGCATTACGCCAGCTATTTCTCAAACTGCTGCAGAAGCTTGTTTAGAAGCAATAAAAGTCGCTCACAAAAAAGGAATTAAAATTTCTTGTGATTTAAATTATAGATCAAAACTTTGGCAATATGGCAAAACGCCAAACGAAGTAATGCCGGAAATGCTAAAATACAGCAATGTTATTTTGGGAGATATTGACACAGCGTATTTTATGTTAGGAATTCCTAAAGTAAATCCAAATTATCAAGATGAAAAATCACTTCCGACTTTATATACAAAGTTGTTTGAATTGATTCCGAATCTTCAAGTTGCTGCTACAACTTTGCGTTATTCTGTAAGTGCTTCTCACCAAAGAATCGGCGGAATTTTGTTTGATGGAAAAGCAATTTATAGTGCAAAAGTAAAAGAAGTTACACCGGTTGTAGATCGTGTAGGAAGTGGAGATGCTTTTATGGGCGGATTAATTTACGGACTATTAGAATATCAAAATAATAACCAAAGAGCTTTAGATTTTGCAGTTGCAGCTTGTTGTTTGAAACATACAATTGCAGGAGATTATAACTTGGTTACTTTAAAAGAAGTTGAAAATATGATTGATGGTGATGGTTCTGCATTAGTATCAAGATAA
- the uxaC gene encoding glucuronate isomerase: protein MSANTFIHDNFLLENKYAEELYHNYSKNQPIIDYHNHLNPQFIAEDKIFDNITNVWINGDHYKWRAMRTLGINEQFVTGNGSDKDKFLNWAKTVPYTMRNPLYHWTHLELARYFDIYDLLNEKSAEKIYIETSEKVNSQAYSTQNLLKKVNAELVCTTEDPIDSLEFHKKFANNSTGIKMSTAFRPDKAILIANDGYNAYLDTLGDVSGIAINTFTDLQAALRNRIEFFNANGCKLSDHGLDQIYFEEFTESEIAATFKKKRENRIITPEEALKFQSAVLIFLCETYHEFGWVQQFHLGALRNNNARMHRILGPDTGWDSIGDYPQAQKLSGFLNALDSKDKLSKTIIYNLNPADNEVMATMIGNFNDGSVRGKVQFGSGWWFLDQKDGMTKQLNALSNMGLISCFVGMLTDSRSFLSFPRHEYFRRILCNLLGDEIKRGELPNDMEWIGKLVADISYNNAKEYFKF from the coding sequence ATGAGCGCAAACACATTCATACATGACAATTTTTTATTAGAAAATAAATACGCTGAAGAGTTGTATCATAATTACTCTAAAAATCAGCCAATTATTGATTACCACAATCACTTAAATCCTCAGTTTATCGCTGAAGATAAGATTTTTGATAACATTACGAATGTATGGATTAATGGAGACCACTATAAGTGGCGTGCAATGCGTACTTTAGGAATTAATGAGCAGTTTGTAACAGGAAATGGTTCGGATAAAGATAAATTCTTAAACTGGGCAAAAACAGTTCCGTACACGATGCGTAATCCTTTGTACCACTGGACACATTTAGAGTTAGCGCGCTATTTTGATATTTATGATTTGCTGAATGAAAAATCGGCTGAGAAAATTTACATTGAAACTTCTGAAAAAGTAAATTCTCAGGCGTACAGTACACAAAATCTTCTTAAAAAAGTAAACGCTGAATTAGTTTGTACTACAGAAGATCCAATTGATAGTTTAGAATTTCACAAAAAATTTGCAAACAATTCGACTGGAATTAAAATGAGTACGGCTTTCAGACCTGATAAAGCCATCTTAATTGCTAATGATGGTTATAATGCATATCTGGACACATTAGGGGATGTGTCCGGTATTGCAATTAATACTTTTACTGATTTACAAGCTGCGTTAAGAAACAGAATTGAATTTTTTAATGCAAACGGATGTAAATTAAGTGATCACGGTTTAGATCAAATTTATTTTGAAGAATTTACAGAATCTGAGATAGCTGCAACTTTCAAAAAGAAAAGAGAAAACAGAATCATAACACCGGAAGAAGCTTTAAAATTCCAAAGTGCTGTTTTAATTTTCTTATGCGAAACGTATCATGAATTTGGATGGGTACAGCAATTTCACTTAGGGGCATTGCGTAACAACAACGCTCGTATGCATAGAATTTTGGGTCCGGATACAGGATGGGATTCTATAGGGGATTATCCTCAGGCACAAAAATTATCTGGTTTCTTAAATGCTTTAGACAGTAAAGATAAATTGAGTAAAACCATTATCTATAATCTAAATCCTGCTGATAACGAAGTTATGGCTACTATGATTGGAAACTTCAACGACGGAAGTGTTCGTGGAAAAGTACAATTTGGTTCAGGATGGTGGTTCTTGGATCAAAAAGATGGAATGACAAAGCAATTGAACGCGCTTTCAAACATGGGTTTAATTAGTTGTTTTGTTGGAATGCTTACAGATTCTAGAAGTTTTTTATCGTTCCCACGACACGAATATTTCAGACGTATTTTATGTAATCTTTTGGGTGACGAAATCAAACGTGGTGAACTTCCAAACGATATGGAATGGATCGGAAAATTAGTTGCTGATATTTCATACAACAACGCTAAAGAATATTTTAAGTTTTAA
- a CDS encoding gluconate 5-dehydrogenase: MTNLFDIKGKVALITGSTHGLGMAMAKGLGQAGATIVVNGNSSQEKIDNAVNELKSEGINAVGYKFNVTEEQEVKTAVAKIENEVGPIDILINNAGIIKRIPLLDMEVSDFREVVDIDLVSPFIVSKHVAKGMIERRQGKIINICSMMSELGRNTVSAYAAAKGGLKMLTKNMATEWAKYNVQINGIGPGYFATEQTKPIRVDGHPFNDFIISRTPAAKWGDPGDLAGAAIFLSSKASDFVNGHILYVDGGILATIGKPSNEE; the protein is encoded by the coding sequence ATGACAAACTTATTTGACATAAAAGGAAAAGTTGCTCTTATAACGGGAAGCACACACGGACTGGGAATGGCAATGGCAAAAGGACTTGGACAAGCGGGTGCAACAATTGTGGTGAATGGAAATTCGTCTCAGGAAAAAATTGATAATGCTGTAAACGAATTGAAAAGTGAAGGCATTAATGCAGTTGGTTACAAATTCAATGTAACAGAAGAGCAAGAAGTAAAAACTGCTGTTGCAAAAATTGAAAACGAAGTTGGTCCAATCGATATCTTGATCAACAATGCTGGAATTATTAAAAGAATTCCATTGCTTGATATGGAAGTTTCAGATTTCAGAGAAGTAGTAGACATTGATTTAGTTAGTCCATTTATCGTTTCTAAGCATGTTGCAAAGGGAATGATAGAAAGAAGACAAGGAAAAATCATCAATATTTGCTCTATGATGAGTGAATTAGGAAGAAATACAGTGTCTGCTTACGCTGCCGCAAAAGGAGGCTTAAAAATGCTGACTAAAAACATGGCAACTGAATGGGCAAAATACAATGTTCAGATTAACGGAATCGGGCCAGGTTATTTCGCTACAGAACAAACAAAACCAATTAGGGTAGACGGACATCCGTTTAATGATTTTATCATTAGCAGAACTCCTGCTGCAAAATGGGGAGATCCAGGTGATTTAGCCGGAGCAGCTATATTTTTATCATCCAAAGCAAGCGATTTTGTAAACGGACATATTTTATATGTTGACGGTGGAATCCTTGCAACAATTGGAAAACCTTCAAACGAAGAATAA
- the kduI gene encoding 5-dehydro-4-deoxy-D-glucuronate isomerase, protein MTKYSSRYASSPEAVKKYDTQQLREEFLIDDLMQEDEVVLVYSHYDRYIAGSAVPVKGDLVLETIDPLKAPYFLERRELGIINVGGSGSVVVEGTTYELGFKDALYIGAGNKEVVFKSDDSSNPAKFYLNSAPAHTTYPTKKVSLAEANKLQLGTMETANHRTVNQMIIGSVVTTCQLQMGMTELKPGSVWNTMPAHVHDRRMEVYFYLDIPQDQAVCHFMGQPQETRHIWMSNHQAVISPPWSIHSGSGTSNYTFIWGMAGENLDYGDMDVCKITDLR, encoded by the coding sequence ATGACAAAATATAGTTCAAGATACGCGTCAAGCCCAGAAGCTGTTAAAAAATATGATACACAACAATTGAGAGAAGAATTCTTGATTGATGACTTAATGCAGGAAGACGAAGTTGTTTTGGTTTATTCTCATTATGACAGATATATTGCAGGTTCTGCAGTGCCGGTAAAAGGAGATTTGGTTTTAGAAACTATTGATCCTTTAAAAGCACCATATTTTTTAGAAAGAAGAGAGCTTGGAATTATTAATGTAGGGGGAAGTGGTTCTGTCGTAGTAGAAGGAACAACTTATGAATTAGGATTTAAAGATGCTTTATACATTGGAGCAGGAAATAAAGAAGTGGTTTTTAAAAGTGATGACAGCAGTAATCCTGCTAAATTTTATTTAAACTCTGCACCTGCACACACAACATATCCAACTAAGAAAGTAAGTTTAGCTGAAGCTAATAAATTACAGTTGGGAACGATGGAAACGGCAAATCATCGTACAGTGAATCAAATGATTATTGGAAGCGTGGTAACGACTTGTCAATTACAAATGGGAATGACAGAATTGAAACCAGGAAGTGTTTGGAATACAATGCCGGCTCACGTACACGATCGTAGAATGGAAGTTTATTTTTACTTAGATATTCCACAGGATCAGGCAGTTTGTCACTTTATGGGGCAGCCACAAGAAACAAGACATATCTGGATGAGCAATCATCAGGCAGTAATTTCTCCGCCTTGGTCTATTCACTCAGGATCAGGAACTAGTAATTATACTTTTATCTGGGGAATGGCAGGTGAAAATTTAGATTACGGAGATATGGATGTTTGTAAAATCACTGATTTAAGATAA
- a CDS encoding MFS transporter, whose amino-acid sequence MNQANVAIGKYRWTICSLVFFATTVNYLDRNVISYLRPFLAEAFHWTPEQEVIDYSNIELAFKIAYALGMLVAGGIIDKLGTKLGYAIATGLWSLAAIGHALATGTGGFLIARVFLGVTEAGNFPAAIKATAEWFPQKERALATGIFNSGSNIGAIIVPLTVPHIAEKYGWQWAFIITGIVGFVWLALWFLFYEVPQKQKRLSQAELEYITSDKLEPVEESKEKVSWIKLLSFRQTWAFAIGKLLTDPVWWFYLFWLPDFLMKQYKLTATEIIWPCALVYMIGSIGSVGGGWLPLKLINSNWPAYKARKTSMLLYAFAVLPVLFAQQLGAINIWFAILVIGLAVSAHQAWSANIFTTVSDMFPKKATASVTGMGGMFGALGGILLTLLVQKNMFVYYTKIGKIETGYFIMFCICGASYLLAWLIMHILVPRMKKVEL is encoded by the coding sequence ATGAACCAAGCTAATGTAGCAATAGGAAAATACCGTTGGACTATTTGCAGTTTAGTCTTTTTTGCTACAACTGTCAATTATCTCGATAGAAATGTAATAAGTTACCTTAGGCCTTTTTTGGCAGAAGCGTTTCATTGGACGCCAGAACAAGAAGTTATAGATTACTCTAATATCGAATTGGCATTTAAAATTGCATACGCTTTAGGGATGCTGGTTGCAGGAGGAATTATTGATAAGTTAGGAACTAAATTAGGGTATGCAATTGCAACTGGTTTATGGAGTTTAGCGGCAATTGGACATGCATTGGCAACTGGTACAGGAGGTTTTTTAATAGCCCGCGTGTTTTTAGGAGTTACAGAAGCAGGAAATTTTCCGGCCGCAATAAAAGCAACAGCCGAATGGTTTCCTCAGAAAGAAAGGGCTTTAGCAACTGGAATTTTTAATTCAGGAAGTAATATTGGGGCTATTATTGTTCCGTTAACAGTTCCTCATATTGCAGAAAAATATGGCTGGCAATGGGCTTTTATTATAACTGGAATTGTTGGTTTTGTATGGCTCGCGTTATGGTTTTTATTTTATGAGGTGCCTCAGAAACAGAAACGTTTGTCTCAGGCAGAATTAGAATATATTACGTCAGATAAGCTGGAACCAGTAGAAGAGTCAAAAGAAAAGGTTTCTTGGATAAAGTTGCTTTCATTTCGTCAAACGTGGGCTTTCGCTATTGGTAAATTATTGACAGATCCAGTTTGGTGGTTTTATTTGTTCTGGTTGCCAGATTTCTTGATGAAACAATATAAGCTCACGGCTACTGAAATTATTTGGCCTTGTGCTTTGGTTTACATGATTGGAAGTATTGGAAGTGTTGGTGGAGGTTGGCTTCCGCTGAAATTAATAAATAGCAATTGGCCGGCTTATAAAGCAAGAAAAACAAGTATGTTGCTGTATGCTTTTGCAGTTTTGCCTGTTTTATTTGCGCAGCAATTAGGAGCAATAAATATCTGGTTTGCCATTTTGGTTATTGGTTTAGCAGTTTCGGCTCATCAGGCATGGAGTGCAAATATTTTTACAACAGTTTCAGATATGTTTCCAAAAAAAGCTACAGCATCGGTTACAGGAATGGGAGGAATGTTTGGAGCACTTGGAGGAATCTTATTGACGTTGCTTGTTCAGAAGAATATGTTTGTTTATTACACTAAAATAGGCAAAATAGAAACAGGTTATTTTATTATGTTCTGTATCTGTGGAGCATCGTATTTATTAGCTTGGCTCATTATGCATATACTAGTCCCAAGAATGAAAAAGGTAGAATTATAA